The Dromaius novaehollandiae isolate bDroNov1 chromosome 27, bDroNov1.hap1, whole genome shotgun sequence genome contains the following window.
TAAGGCACAAACATATTTACAATTTCTATCAAAACCTGCTCATGTTCCAAGACAGCCATTAGAAGGCCTGTACATTCTGCTGTACACTGTACCAGGAAAATCTGGATGTAAATCAGCCACCTGGCATGGAACAAGGGCATATCTCAACCCCACCTTCAGTCCTGAAGAAAATGGAGGACTCTAAGACCAAAACCCAACTTTCATTACTGTGAGGTTACTTAACTGTAGAACTGATACAATGGCAACGATCGTGACCAAACCTTATATGTCACCTTCCCCGCCTTGCCCCACCAGTGGTGCAAACTTGTTGACCACTGTCACTCTGGAAAGAGCAAAGAGCAGTCAGAATAGGTCTTCAGAGGCTTGTCCCAGGCTGTACACAGAATACAAGAGAGCATGCAGCATGTTTACATAGATTCaactttcttccctccccccaccctccccaattcaacacacacaaaacccctcCACCAAGGAGAATATTGTTGTGACGAGGCACTTGAATATTTGGAGAGTCCCTATGAAAAGGCCTTCCCCTCACAGTGAAGTGGGACAAACAGAAAAGAGCAGTTTCTCAGGACTCCATCTCCTCTTGGTCAAGCGGTGGTGGCACAAAGCTGATTACTTCATCATAAGTCAAGCCTGGTGGGAAAGGAATGACAAAAACTTAAGACTGTATTAAAGATATACCTCATGTGAGAAAACCTGCAATAATCTTAAAGGTTCTTCCTAgcaatatttcaaaaagaaaaatacgctttaatttagaagaaaaaaaaatgcatatatcaCCTCAAAGACTAACATACTCAGTAAAAGATACTTCCAGAGCCATGAGGACATGTGAATAAGTTTGAAACTATAAAGATACGAGCAACTGTGTTACCTACATGTTTGgatgctaataataataattagttaCCATAGATCATGCTAATTACGTACACACCATGTGATAGATTCACTCAGTGCAAGGACCTTAGAACGACAACATTTTCATCAGCTTCTTTTGTGCCTCTAACTCCCAAGGACTAGGTGAACTAACTTATAGCATGTGCCACAAGAGAATCAGGTTGACACACTCCCCTCTCGCCAAGACTCACTTTTCCATTCCTCAATCTCAAGTTCTCTGCTTTCAAAAGACTGGTCATAGGGGTCTGCCACTGGTTCATCATCTGGATCATGATACTGAGCAAAGTAGGCGTGAGCCAAGGCTTCAGCTGCAGTAATTCGTTTGTCTGTATCCAGTACCAACATCTTCTCTAGCAAGTCCACAGCTGCAAAAgccccaaaacagaaaaagaaaggattttacaCAGTGAGCTGtgtgacatttttattttgcaattaaGTTCATAATAGGCCAATATATACGAGGAATCTACAATTTTTCAAGACCTGCCTCACCACTCCTAATTTCTTCCTCTCATATCCTACAGCCTATATATACTTTTCACACTTTCAAAAGGGCATATATCTCTTTTCCAAACTACTTTTGCAGTCAAAACAAAACTTGAGAAAAGTCTTGGTATCGCAGGACATGCCAAGTTCAACTTCATTAACAACGTGTGAGACTTTTAATGCCAGGAAGAGcacaaaatttaaaatgcaagCCTTACCTAGTGGATTGGCACCaataaacacattttcaaagTTCATTTTCGGCATATAAGACAAAGACTGAATGTAGTTTCTTGCCTGTGGAAACAAATATTCTGTTGAGCTGTAATACCACCGAGCCACCAAGACAGAGTACACTTCAGTCATCCTAAAGCACTGCTTGCATATGGCCTGTCATCTTACTTTGCTTCCTCTTTACTTACTCTGATATGTACTAAGCCCACCAATGTTATCCTTTCTCAAACAGAGGCCATTCAAGATAGCGAAGGAAGAGCTCACATTACTTGAAGTGCATGCAGGACCGAAAATGCATTTATGCGGATCTAAGCATGGCTGCGAGAGCTGACTGCCTTGGAGTCCCCATAAGGCTTGTGCAGTATTCCATCCTTACGGTATCTGTTGGCAAGCCATACAGCTGGCATCCACACAACGCAAAACCAACTCACACTCAGATTCTCCCACGTCTCAAAGTCAGTGGCTGAGTATGCACTGTCCAAACGTCAAGTTTTCATTTAGTACAAAGATCTTGCTGAAGAACAGGTAGTTAATTCAATACCCACCCCATGCCACATGCGAGCATTTCATTTACAGAAGCAGTGAACACTAGAAGTGATGACCTGCACTGCAAACCCCCCACATCTGCTCAGGTCTCACCTCATGGCTGGGCATCCTGTTAATGAGATATGCAGGGGGTGTTCCCGTCAGACGCATGATCTGCTGAAGCTGGTTAATATCTTAAGTGCCTAGTCAAGGGCTTTGttaaaaacagtgcaaaaaaccatttcaaacagaaaacagctgcatACAAAGCATCTCTTCTGCAAACTACAAGGCACAGACCAAACAGGCAAGGTCCACTAATTTTGTCAAATACTTGTGAGAAGTTTAGCAACTGGACTAGTGAACACTTAAAGCAATGGAGAATTACTGATCACTTGCTAACAGGGTCAGTACagaaaggaagcatttctgtCTGCCACTAGCAGAACTAAACTACAGCATGATCACTTTCACGTTTCCCAACACTTTAAGCCATCAGAGTAGAGATCTCCTTTGGCTGAAGCAGCTCCTCAAAAGGAGGAGTCCTTGCTTTTCCTAGGCTGCTGCAGCTACACACAACCCAggaaaatgaacaacaaaaaCATCTTATATTCTGCACTGGTTACaagattcttttttcttactgcatAAAAAGTTCTTAAGCTCCTTGTGGTGCAAAGTAAAATCAGCTCACAATTGACACCTCCTTCTAAACAGCCATGAATGCACTCTGATATGTGGGTGAGGTGACAGAAGGCAATAAATGCAAAATTAGCAAAACATTAGCATTGCATAACACAGAGTTAGCTGATGTCAGTGAACAGGACAGAGAAAATAAGAGCAACGAAAGTgatgcaggaagaaaacaaatacagaactCATTACAGTGACACACTAAAGCCCCTCAAATACTTCACAGCTTTGCTATCTTCATATAACATAAAAATATAGCAGAAACAgtacctcacttttttttttttaaacagattcttGACTTGGATTTAACTAAGactaattcttctttttattgcacaaggttaaaagaaaaagatatatactTCAATCTTACATATACAAACCAATCTTATGTTTAACCTAGTTAACCGTTAAAGCTTGTTTCTCTCGCTAATCCCCTGAACTTCAGACTACCCTTCATCAGGGTCCCATAAGGTCAGTTCACAGATGCCTGAAGCCACCTGCTTTACTCAGTTCTACCTTTCCAAAAGACATCCCAGTGCTTTTTAAATTGGCATGGTATTCAGCAAGTTTACCAATTCATCTGGCAATTTATAGCTACCCTAATGTTTTGCACTTACCATCACTGTTACATGAGAAATGTTACAAGCTGCAGTACAAAATAATCTTCTCACCACTTTCCACTGCACTGATCATCTATTACTGAACAGCGATGATAGCTTGCTGAAGCATGTTGCTAGTTACCTCTAAGCAAGTTCATTGCTCTCTATGCACCAACTTGTTCACCTGTACTGTTACAGCATTCCTTGGTCTAATTTCTGTGcacttcattttcagaaacaggTAAAGTTAAATGCTGTTTAATGCTACCTTCACAGAATTTCACAATCCAAGATTAAATCAACTAATACAGAAAAGATGGTAGGGCTGAAAATATGGGTCACCCTTCAAAAAGGAATCTCCAGACAGCTTTTTGCTGTTATCTTGATAAAAAGGCCCCATGCAACAGCACCCTTTAAATGCATGGCGTGATTGCTTATATACTCGGCAGGCTGTATACTGCGTGCCTTGAAAACGGCTTCCGCAAAAGAGCGCCTAAAAGGCATTCGGGATTTTACAGCACAAAACTAAAGATGGTGGGAATAGTGTTTCAGAAAGTAATCATACATGAACACCCAAAAAGGGACGGTGTATGTTTAGAGGATGACACACTTGCTACTGTTTAAAGTTTCCCTCACCAGAAAGATCTTTGGATAGGCAATCTGGAGGAGTAATAATTGAGACAAGTCTCAAGCTCTTAGTTGTGAAAATGCTTTCCCAGTAGCATCTGATCATCCAACATATCATGAGGTAAAAACccacaaactgaaagaaaaatcacaaagcaGTAACATGAGAATATGGAAGGAAGAAATCATACCATAGGTAAAGTTAAGAGGAATAAAGATCAGATAACACTCAGCGTATGAACTCAAAAGACATCCAGGAGTGAAGaatgacaaaggaagaaaaacaacagaaaagaaattccaACACGTACTACAGAGAGACTACAGGAGGGCAACACACAAATCTGGGACTTCCAAAAGGGCAGATATTACAATCAAAGTGTAAACTCACAGACTCTGAGGAGATTTTCTTCAAAAGCTCGGGCCCTGGGGTTCCAACGAGTCTCAAAATGAGCTTCAACTGATCAATATCTAATGATGGACCATAAAGGAAAATGCTGGgacaaatcaaaatgaaaagtgCAAAGTATCAGCCTATAAACGTTGAAAAGTTAATGTCTGCCAAGGCCTCAACTAAAACATGATTTTAAGCAAACTGTATTCATTCCTCTTATATAAAATTGAGTATCCCCTTTTAATACAACTCTGTCTATATCATACAGATTGAATGACTTGGCTACAAGTATGCCACATGCATTGGTCACTGTGTCCTTGACTATCATGGAGCAGGAGACAAAACCTTTGCCCCACTGGCAAAGGATCAGTTTGCATGCTCACTTCATCCTTTTAGACCCCacagccaaagcagcagcagttagcAGTATTAAGTTGTATTAGTGACAGATGAAGTAAAGCAGAAGGCTAAAAAGTATAGGCgctaatattaaaaaagaaaaaaaagattaaggccTTTTGTGAACACACTCCAAGATAAATTCAACCACTCATTAAAAACTTAGCAAGTAAGAAAATGACTCGACCCTGCTCACCATCCACAGCTTTGCTATAGCATCTCTAACCCTGATCGGATGGATGCACCTTTCTCGCACCCAGACTAGCTGCTAGAGACAAGAGCGGCGAtgcagccagcagagggtgctcgCTCTTACCGGCTCCCACCAGGGATGAGCAGggccaggaaggaaaaggagtacCTGGATCTTCCCTCTAACACTACAGACACACAACTGGAGGTTTGGGGAGGGAAACAGAGGACCACCAGAATATGACCTCAAGTTTAATCTCTCTATGCAGAAAGCTCCTGGTCATAAAACTGCAGATGGAAAGAATGTTCTATCCAGAACTCTGCTTCCACCAGGCCACTTATTCATCTGAGCTGTCCtctttaaaaaggcagaaaaactaAATATTTGGGATACCTGACAAAATATAAACTTGGGAAAAAATCCATTAAAGAAAAGTTATACATCTAATACTCAAGACAGTAAGGAGACACAAGgtatctttttaaaatcattagaaGAATAATCCATCCCTTCTCTGAATTATCCTCCATGATGCCTCTCAAAGCACACTAGTGATTTCAGACTGTCTGTAATGTTCATATTTGCCCTTAAAATTACATCAAACTCGTTACATATTTTCCTTTCAATAAAAATAGTCCACTtactagaaaatgtttttctggaaTCAATGCCTTCCTGATGTTATAAGATACAGTTACAATTCCTTGTTATAACATCTTCTAACTCAAATACTACAAGAATTCTATGCTTGCTTCAGAAATTATCTCACAGTGAAATAATTCTATTTATGTAAAAAGCAATTTTGCACCtatcaagagatttttttaaagaacctgttttttaaaaagcctcagAGTTCTGCTAATACTGGCAAACTGTGTGTGTAGTAAAAATCAATACTTTGCTAAAACCGTTATCTTTTAATGTAAAACTTGGTCTACAATTTTACAtctaaaaggaatgaaaaaatggaaatagcaCCTTGTAAGAACACCTGAACTAAGTTCTCATTGTTCACATTTGAAGTTGCTTGGCCGATTCCCATCTACTTAAACACTCGAAAAAAGGCTAAATCCTATGTATCTAGTTGGATTTAGCTTAAATGGCTAACTCATAATTAACAACACTTAAAATGAAATCAGTGTATCTGCTGGTGCAGAAGAATTACCAGAGGGTGCTATACAAACTTAAATTGGCTTTTCTTCAGTGCCATATAAAACAGCCCTTGTACCTCTCACTTATTCTTGTGCATGAAGCAGTTGTGCAAGTTTAGGACTGCTGGCATGCCTCAGAAGTCACATGCCATACttcagtttaaatatttaaattcttttaaaggcatttaaaaccATGTGCACCAGGTGTGCCAACAATATTGTCGCTCAGTTTGCTGTCAGCTCTCTTCTCAAGGGACAGTATGCTATTGGAATACACTTGTGTAATATGCTTCAGTGCCTTCTCAGATAAACAAAAGACAGAATGTATAATGGACACTGCCATATGCATGCCCAAACCCAACCACTGCATCTAGTTTTAGGCCTGCCGTCTACAACCTGCTGAATTACAGCATTCATTTAACTACACGACCTACCAGTGTTCCTGGGAAATGAGCCATAAGCAATTAAAGACAGGAAACATGTTTAgtaaatacaaagcaaaagaaaaagaaaagtgcatggagaaggaaagcagagcaTGCAAACCCCCAAAACCATCACAACAGGTACCCCCAAAGACTGGTCAGTCTCAGTGAttctaaaattcagaaaacagtATTCCATCACCATCAGTAGCAGGCATTGCAAGAATATAAGAGCTTATCCAGGTAAAGCAAAGTTTGAAAGGTGATGTAGCTGACTCCACAAGCAAGAATAAGATATATCAGGAGAATGTGTAATTTCGAACTGGTTAGTTATGTTGAAATTCCCATCCTActgagtaaaaataataataaatattcttcACAGTTTAAACAGAACACAGTCAACTTAAAacatacaggaaaagaaaattgaCTAAACTCATCAAAACATTGAAGGTTTTATTTGTACATTATATCATTTTAATACAACTTTAATTGTCACACTTAAAGTCAACTTTCCTACTTGTTTGTGTGAATCATTCATATTATGAGCGCTGTAAGAAAATTAGGAATACACATTTTTAACACAAACTGATCTTGGCATAAGACAGGTATGATAATCAATACCAAAAGGAAAGTCTCTAGCTATGTCTGACGTTAAAAACTTGAAGGACTTTGATTTTTGTTATCTCAACTTCTTGtctctgacaaaaaaaatcaatattaatgTCTTTCCCACAACCCTCCTCCCCCCTTCTTTATCTCCTAACAGAGATTTTGACAATGCTACAACTCCAACTTTCATCCAAATATtgctccccacacacacattacAATAGGAACAATTCAAGTTAGTTCACATTCACTTACAGAATAAGCTATAAATATTGTAATGATCCTGCAGATCACAGTTTTTTTTCTAAGAGTATCTACAATTCTTGCTTTAAGTCACTGATAGCCATGGTCAAAATCTCTACAAATTAGATCCCTCAGACCTTAAAACTAAATTTGGCATTAGTTTATCATGGCATAATGATCACAAACACCAAAAATCATCTCCAATTACAGCTTTATTACTTACCAGAGTGAATTAACTGTACACCTTGCCTGTACTGAACCCCACTACAAGTAATATATGCACCTCTGGGCCGTGTAAAGGAATATCTGGTGGACTATAAATAATATCACACAACTGCTAAATCCTTGGTGAAAGAGACCAATATTTGAATCAGAGAGCCATCTAGAGAAGAGCATGATTGTCCTGAGCATGCTGAAAAGGCATTACCTAttcattcattttgaaaaaattaagCTATAGAGTTGAGAAGATTGATGTCTTGAGACCAAAAAGTAACAAGAACATCACTTTTTCAGTTGCTGGAAGAGAGCAGTTTCTAGCTTCCCAAACATCCAGAAAACATGGCCGCATTGCCTCAAACTGCAATGTTAATCCCCTAGAACTGCGCTGGACATATTATGTCCTCAGCTACTAGAAGCATGATAAATATACTCGAGATTTAAGCATGCTAATACTAATTCCAAAGCCAGCAAATGCCTGATGACACTGGAGGAGGAACACACCTTGTTGATTAAGCCGCAGCAAATCTGCGGGCACAAAGAAACTGCTAAGAGCCCAGAAGTACCCAACAGGATCCAGGTCTGGAAAATTCCTAAAACTCTATCAAAAGAAGGCATATATAAGGATTTCAAAGAGCTTTCCAAGACAGAGAAAAGCTAGAACCCATCATTATCTTAGTTCTACTTGCTGTCTTTAGATGTCAGCAAACAGAGTGAAAGCTGATAGCTTGTTGCCTTTCTGGATCCTTGGATATGTGCTACATGCACAAACAAGATACATAACTACAAACACCGCTTCCCTTATAATTCTAACCTCATGATCAAACAGCACGTGTATTATTTAAAGTGGGGAACCACACAAGCAAACTGTAAGAACTATAGTACCCAAAGGCTTCTCCACCATGGAGAGGGGCTGGGCCTTATTCTTCTTAAAATATAATCTAGTActgattcagaaaagaaaaagcatctaaTGGGATTCAAAAGTGTTACTACGATTTGtggaaaaaagagaatatttaaagTAAAGACTTGCAAGCATCTTCAGGGAGATATAAATTTAATGAAGTATCTTAGTATGACAAAGCAAACAATCTctaaagcaaaatttattttgcatagtGGCTATTTTTGGGCTATAATTCACAGCTaaaaaaatttggagaaaaaaattcaggcttggaaggaagaaaatcatTTTGTTCAATTCATAAAGAACACATTGTGAAGCATTTCTTACATGCTGCAAATCCCATTAGAAACTATTTTATTTACAAGCATCAAGTTTTAAAATCTAAGATGTCACTGTTAACCTAGAACATCAATTGttgatttctcattttttcttgaaacaacaacaacaaaaaaatccacccaaGCCAAATTATCCATGCTAAATCAGCTAATAGAAATAAGGCAACTTTTTACAGCTTCTAAGCCACTTTCATGTTAGTTCTGCTTCTGTCTCTCACAAGAGAAAAATATGGCAAAGATGACTAAATAGTAGAGTACAGCTAGTTCAACAAATTCAGAGAGATGACATATGAGAGATTGTAAGACAGAGAcaggcaaaaaaagaggaaaaaaaggataaagtTAAAGCACattgaaagaagagatgaaacaaaGTGTCAAAAATGGAGTGAAAGTCACCCTCCCCCCAACCCCTAAAGAGTTTTGGAACCTAGATGCTTTCCAAAAGTAACATAGTACACAGAAGATTAACACTTCCAACACTTGTTTTTCTTGTAAATAAATGCTAAcatatttcaattattttattaGTAAATACCAATACATTAACaaagttattaaaataaacaaactgtgGTTGAAAGAATACTTTAGAACATAATTTTGGTAAAAAATGGGCCAATATCATCCTCTCTGGCAAATAAAGCCCAATTTTTAGGCAATGAAGAGTCTTGGCAGAAGTGAATTACCACTATATAGTATGTGGCTGAACAAACTAAAACTTTCAGCATAAAAATGTGCATCAAGTCTTCATTCTAAGTTCCTGGGGAAAATATGCCCAACTCCTACAAAAAATTATTCTGCCTCATTGATTTGCCAGAACATCCTACCCAGTCCACTTCGGTGCcacaaaaataattctgaaaagatTTTATACAAGCTTGAGTTTTCACATCAGTACAAGCATACAGTGAAAGGCAGCACACAATCTATTTACACTCAAGCATGGAAATGGAACCTAAACATTTCTGAACAATTTGGAATGAGATCATCAGCACTACAGAACCTGCAAATCTACTGCTTTCACAACATACCATCAGGATACAGAAGAGAGGCCATCCCTTCCCAGAAGGGATGCTTCACATTTGTTAGAAGCCTGAAGCATGAGAGAATTCACAGCAGACAGACAACTTCATGCAGTTATTTTTTATAGACTCAAAGAGCAATGTATTTAAATAAACTTAAATTAAAGTAATTCCCAGAAACAAACAACACATGAATAATCCTAGTGATGCTAATAGACAATAAAAAGGAAGAGCTCTGCCTCCTTGCACACTGTAATGATTTCATGTGCAGCAAATCAAGAACTCACCTCATACTGTGAGTAAAAGATGacattaataaaaaaacaaaacaaaacaaaaaacagaacctGTTTCCTTGAGAAGTATATGAAAATCTCTAACTTACATTTCAAGAAAATATATTACTTTCAAAGGATACGGTCTGTACCAGGGAACAACGTTCTTCCAGTCAACAGTTCAGCCATAATGCAGCCCACTGACCAAATATCaactgaacaaaataaaataaataaaaagaatgtaatgcagaaaaataaaatctcaataGAATCACCCTATTCAACAAGTACAAACAACTTTTTACTTCAATAGTCTTATGGTGTTGAAACAATCTGGGACACGTTGCAAGCTAACTGATACTGTTCAGTAACCACTTCATCTAAGACTTGTCCAAATAACATAATACTACTAGATCAGGTAAATTTTCCTTCCTGAGCATAACACACATTGGACACCAACGAGCTAGGGAGGAATCtacaaaatggaagaagaaaccGCCTGTTCAAGATAGCTTTGAGGAATGAACTTGCATATGGTCTTACGTAAGTTCTACCCAAATGACCACTAACTATTATATTGCAGATGACAGAAAAGTCCATACACatgtaagaggaaaaaagaaaagaagaaaaagtagtaaGATATGAAATTAGCATAGCACATTATTTCCATTGATTCATATGGAGATACTCTTGTACTAGAATAACTATTCCCAGAATTATTCTTCTTCTCTGTACCTGACCTGAAAGTATTTTAGGGGAGGGCGGTGGGTTGCTGAGAAGCTACTGGAAACTGGGGGGAAGACATAGCTGGGAAGAGGTGGCTAAGAAGAGATGAAGGGAAGGGAACTTGATATGCATTCTCAGCATTTCTTCATTCCATAATTCCAGACATTTTGCAGGGTATTCCCAGCAGCTTCCTCGAAACACACCTTTTTCTCATCCAGATACAGTCCATCCACTTACTTTAAAAACTACTGTGCTAGGAAAAGTAAGGAGTAAGCACTGATGACATTTTGCTGATTGCCATTTCAAAGGATCAGGTTTAAAGAAATCTTGTGAATACTGTCACAATGATTCATAACTTATGCCTATTAGACTGCGGACAAAATACGTAATTCTATGCCTGCCTTCTTTCAACCACCCTAACTGAAGTGTAATTACTGTAACTGCCAGTTTATGCAATCAAGTGCAAAGGAACATGTTCATAGGACAACCTCATTGACTTTAACTAAATTCAGGAACTGAAATGCTTTGTACTAGTTAAAGGTATTACCTGTCTGGTTATAATGCATCCAGTTCAGCATGATCTCAGGAGCCCTGTACCACCTGGTAGCCACATACCCAGTCATCTCATCATCCGTGTGTCGGGCCAAGCCAAAATCCAGGATCTACAGAACAGAAAGACATCTGCCAACTACTGCAATGGAACAATGCAAACTAGTTAGAGCAAATAACCAGGCAATTCTTGGACTGGGTGGAGGAGAGGTGGTGCAACTGCAAAAGCAGATTATGAAACTACATTTCACAACCTGTTAAATAACACTAGCCTAGAAAAGCACAGGACTCAGCCAGAGTTGCATCTGAATACCTTATCTCTAAAAGAACTAAACCCAAACTAAAGCTGGTAAGTCTTTACTTTCATGATGATTCATTAAATACACGTAAAcgtatacagaaaaaaaatgaattctgcaTAAACATCCTTACAGCCCTTTACAGCTGGGAAAGACATGATTAATTTGGGGCATCAAAGTATTTCCATGGAAATTATTTTGTTCCTTTAATTCCAAGAGACATTCACAAGGCATTTGTTCAAACCACAGCCAAACCAGTTGTCATTAGATTACCTTCAGCTCACAGTCTTCATTTACAGCTAGGTTACTAGGTTTTAAATCCTAAAAATTAAACAACATCAGCATTAACAGCAGAATGTATGTCACTGCACAAGCCTAAGTagataaaaatgtaaattcagATAGAAAACAGATTCTAACTGGCTGTCAATATCAACTCTCCATACTTGGGAAAATAATTTTGTCCCAGAGCCAGCTATCTTTTCTGCAGTCCTCAGAAGTGTCATATATAAGCAAAAACACATTAATGGCTTATCATAACATTGCTGCTGTAGATACATATTATACAAATAGGGAACCTATTTGGAAAGATACAAGACAGAGGCAGGAACAGAAACTAAGGATCTTGACAACCACTACCTTTTTCTAACCATTTGACTGTTTAGCTgcaataattttcagaaaatttcttcTCACTTCTAGAGTTGCTACATTATAAGGTTCAGTGCTACATTCTTTAAACACACTGCTTCAGTATAGGAAGTAATCTTAGGATAAATACTCACTCTGTGTATTATGTCAGCTGAATGGATGTACTGTAAGGCAAGATGACAGATTTTACAGAACAGCACAAGTAGCCTTCTTCTCATTTCCTCACTAGACAATACTGCCCTACCCCGTCCCACACAATTCAAATAGTATAGTTTGTTTGCAGAGGGAACCAAGTATAGCATATGTCTGTGGGTTTCAAGGACGTAGGTGTTTCAGTCTCCCCTTACGAACACCCTGCCA
Protein-coding sequences here:
- the MAPK14 gene encoding mitogen-activated protein kinase 14 isoform X1, whose product is MSQERPKFYRQELNKTVWEVPERYQNLSPVGSGAYGSVCSAFDTKTGLRVAVKKLSRPFQSIIHAKRTYRELRLLKHMKHENVIGLLDVFTPAKSLEEFNDVYLVTHLMGADLNNIVKCQKLTDDHVQFLIYQILRGLKYIHSADIIHRDLKPSNLAVNEDCELKILDFGLARHTDDEMTGYVATRWYRAPEIMLNWMHYNQTVDIWSVGCIMAELLTGRTLFPGTDHINQLQQIMRLTGTPPAYLINRMPSHEARNYIQSLSYMPKMNFENVFIGANPLAVDLLEKMLVLDTDKRITAAEALAHAYFAQYHDPDDEPVADPYDQSFESRELEIEEWKSLTYDEVISFVPPPLDQEEMES
- the MAPK14 gene encoding mitogen-activated protein kinase 14 isoform X2; its protein translation is MSQERPKFYRQELNKTVWEVPERYQNLSPVGSGAYGSVCSAFDTKTGLRVAVKKLSRPFQSIIHAKRTYRELRLLKHMKHENVIGLLDVFTPAKSLEEFNDVYLVTHLMGADLNNIVKCQKLTDDHVQFLIYQILRGLKYIHSADIIHRDLKPSNLAVNEDCELKILDFGLARHTDDEMTGYVATRWYRAPEIMLNWMHYNQTVDIWSVGCIMAELLTGRTLFPGTDHIDQLKLILRLVGTPGPELLKKISSESARNYIQSLSYMPKMNFENVFIGANPLAVDLLEKMLVLDTDKRITAAEALAHAYFAQYHDPDDEPVADPYDQSFESRELEIEEWKSLTYDEVISFVPPPLDQEEMES